Proteins encoded by one window of Caldisericaceae bacterium:
- the truA gene encoding tRNA pseudouridine(38-40) synthase TruA: protein MHNYLIKIQFVGRFFAGFQKQSNHPKSEKTVQGEIEKALEKVLQNEVVTYGAARTDAGVNALNHYLNFYFQDSLDTIWLSRKLNSILFDEGIFVKGIKEVPLTFHARKSALSKIYAYILSSDLESSLFLLPYVYIYREPLDFDLLRLAMDGLKGKHDFSLFANLDRSQPERNNICEMFDVNYIQKGNFLIFYLYGDRFLYRMVRRIVYYLLKGAQGYIDKEILKNPFASEHVPFTRQVLPPEPLFLVNVIY from the coding sequence ATGCATAATTATTTGATAAAGATTCAGTTTGTGGGAAGATTTTTTGCTGGTTTTCAAAAACAGTCAAACCATCCTAAAAGCGAAAAAACGGTTCAAGGGGAGATTGAAAAGGCGTTAGAGAAAGTTTTGCAGAACGAAGTGGTAACATACGGAGCTGCAAGAACAGATGCAGGAGTAAATGCATTAAACCATTATTTGAATTTTTATTTTCAGGACTCTCTTGATACCATTTGGCTTTCAAGAAAATTAAATAGTATTTTATTTGATGAAGGTATTTTTGTTAAAGGAATAAAAGAAGTGCCTCTTACTTTTCATGCAAGAAAAAGTGCTTTGTCTAAAATCTATGCGTATATACTCTCTTCGGATCTTGAATCTTCACTTTTTCTTTTACCTTATGTATATATTTATAGAGAACCGCTGGATTTTGATCTTCTAAGACTTGCAATGGATGGACTAAAAGGGAAACACGATTTTTCACTTTTTGCAAATCTTGATCGTTCTCAACCCGAAAGAAATAACATTTGTGAAATGTTTGATGTAAATTACATCCAGAAGGGAAATTTTCTTATTTTCTATTTATATGGAGATAGATTTTTATACCGCATGGTAAGAAGGATTGTTTATTATCTTTTGAAAGGAGCGCAGGGTTATATAGATAAGGAAATATTAAAAAACCCATTTGCTTCCGAGCATGTTCCTTTTACAAGGCAAGTTCTTCCCCCAGAGCCACTTTTTCTTGTTAATGTAATTTATTGA
- a CDS encoding energy-coupling factor transporter transmembrane protein EcfT, which yields MSKFYFGQFQYTQSFFHKLNSTVKILLVFYFIIIIFFFKTIQAYLLFFLFCLVLTMFTKINFRSILLSFKPILFLLFFTIFFQLLFTQGTPLIHLGKIVITKEGLDLSIFIALRLVILTFLTFLLTSTTTTVDLATGFKNIAQPLKILKFPVDELSLMISISLQFVPILFDEADRIMKAQMARGADFESGNIFVRAKSFLPVIIPLVLNAFNRADELAIAMEARGFVIGAKRTSIRENKLGRNEFLAIGISIIITLLLFILEVRINA from the coding sequence ATGTCTAAATTTTATTTTGGACAATTTCAGTATACTCAGTCGTTTTTTCACAAACTTAATTCAACAGTAAAAATATTACTTGTTTTTTACTTTATAATCATCATTTTTTTCTTTAAAACCATCCAAGCGTATTTATTGTTTTTTTTGTTTTGCTTAGTGTTAACAATGTTTACTAAAATAAATTTTAGATCCATCTTGTTATCGTTTAAGCCGATCCTTTTTCTATTATTTTTCACAATCTTTTTCCAACTCCTTTTTACACAGGGAACCCCACTTATCCATTTAGGTAAAATAGTAATAACAAAAGAAGGATTGGATCTTTCTATTTTTATTGCTTTAAGACTTGTTATCCTTACATTTTTAACTTTTCTACTTACCTCTACAACTACGACTGTTGATCTTGCAACTGGTTTTAAAAATATTGCACAACCCTTGAAAATTTTGAAGTTTCCAGTTGATGAATTATCTTTAATGATTTCTATTTCTCTTCAGTTTGTGCCGATACTGTTTGATGAGGCAGATAGGATAATGAAAGCGCAAATGGCTCGAGGTGCAGATTTTGAGTCAGGAAATATTTTTGTAAGGGCAAAAAGTTTTTTACCAGTTATCATACCTCTTGTGCTTAACGCCTTTAACAGAGCAGATGAATTGGCTATAGCAATGGAGGCAAGAGGCTTTGTAATTGGTGCAAAGAGGACGAGTATTAGAGAAAATAAACTTGGTAGAAATGAATTTTTAGCGATAGGAATTTCGATTATTATAACTTTGCTTCTTTTTATTTTAGAGGTGAGAATCAATGCATAA
- a CDS encoding ATP-binding cassette domain-containing protein encodes MLQLKSVFITYDPHTRFKKEALVDVNLRIDLGEKVAIVGRIGSGKSTLIEVLAGLIKPSKGEVIIDSLNITTDKILRREIVKRISVVFQYPEEQFFAETVFEEIAFGPRNLGLSDYEVKERVEKALLDVGLNSSYLDKSPFGLSGGEKRKIAIASIVAINPTYLILDEPTSNLDYAGKQSILYYIKEKISAHKTVIFVTHDMDEVLGIADRVVALKEGRVLFDGNVNTFFEDDKLIQEIGLDTPFTFSFSKKLRSCFPGFPNCSTIDGIVDQLRQKKYV; translated from the coding sequence ATGCTCCAACTAAAATCGGTATTTATTACATACGATCCACATACACGTTTTAAAAAAGAAGCCTTGGTAGATGTAAATCTGAGAATTGATTTAGGGGAAAAGGTAGCCATCGTAGGGCGTATTGGTTCTGGTAAATCTACTCTTATAGAAGTTTTGGCTGGTCTAATAAAACCATCAAAAGGCGAAGTTATAATTGATTCTCTTAATATTACAACTGATAAAATCCTAAGAAGAGAAATTGTAAAGAGGATAAGTGTGGTCTTTCAGTATCCTGAAGAGCAGTTTTTTGCAGAAACTGTCTTTGAAGAAATTGCTTTTGGTCCAAGAAACCTTGGGCTTTCCGATTACGAAGTTAAGGAACGTGTAGAAAAAGCCTTATTAGATGTTGGTCTTAATAGTTCGTATTTAGACAAATCTCCTTTTGGATTGTCAGGTGGAGAAAAAAGAAAGATTGCGATTGCAAGCATTGTAGCAATTAACCCAACTTATCTTATTTTAGATGAGCCAACATCGAATCTTGATTATGCAGGTAAACAGAGTATTCTTTATTACATTAAAGAGAAAATCTCTGCTCACAAAACAGTAATTTTTGTTACTCACGATATGGATGAGGTGCTTGGCATAGCAGATAGAGTTGTTGCTCTAAAAGAAGGTAGAGTATTATTTGATGGCAACGTAAATACTTTTTTTGAAGACGACAAGCTTATACAGGAAATTGGTTTAGATACACCTTTTACCTTCTCTTTCTCAAAAAAGTTAAGGAGTTGTTTCCCTGGCTTTCCCAACTGTTCTACGATTGATGGTATAGTAGACCAATTAAGGCAGAAGAAGTATGTCTAA